Proteins encoded in a region of the Phoenix dactylifera cultivar Barhee BC4 chromosome 3, palm_55x_up_171113_PBpolish2nd_filt_p, whole genome shotgun sequence genome:
- the LOC103704031 gene encoding 30S ribosomal protein S31, chloroplastic, producing MALLALGLAGALPVASSFYRDPRSSHLSFSRAETVSLSATNLFSVSAPVTAPRALPSLVYCGRGDKKTAKGKRFNHSFGNARPRNKKKGRGPPRVPAPPSPPKKDRFDDGEVVKIEIDESLFS from the exons ATGGCGCTGCTCGCTCTGGGACTGGCGGGTGCTCTTCCTGTAGCTTCCTCCTTCTATCGTGACCCGCGCTCCTCCCACCTCTCCTTCTCTCGCGCCGAAACGGTATCCCTCTCCGCGACGAATCTTTTCTCGGTTTCCGCGCCCGTCACTGCTCCTCGGGCGCTTCCTTCATTAG TATACTGCGGCAGAGGGGATAAGAAGACGGCCAAAGGAAAGCGGTTCAACCATTCCTTCGGAAAC GCACGGCCTCGTaacaagaagaagggaagaggcCCTCCGCGGGTTCCAGCGCCGCCTTCACCTCCCAAGAAAGACCGTTTTGATGATGGAGAGGTCGTCAAGATCGAAATCGACGAGTCCCTCTTCTCCTAG
- the LOC103704030 gene encoding pleckstrin homology domain-containing protein 1 — protein sequence MASLWRAALGGSRGAEELGGGVEFWSNPERAGWLTKQGEYIKTWRRRWFVLKQGKLFWFKEPGVTRASVSRGVIPVASCLTVKGAEDVLNRQFAFELSTSRETMYFIADSEKEKEEWINSIGRSIVQHSRSVTDSEVVDYDNTRHHSSVDQR from the coding sequence ATGGCGAGCCTGTGGAGGGCGGCGTTGGGGGGATCGCGTGGAGCGGAGGAGCTGGGCGGGGGCGTGGAGTTCTGGTCGAACCCTGAGCGGGCGGGATGGCTGACGAAGCAAGGGGAGTACATCAAGACGTGGCGGCGCCGGTGGTTCGTGCTGAAGCAAGGGAAGCTGTTCTGGTTCAAGGAACCGGGGGTGACCCGGGCGTCGGTCTCGCGGGGGGTGATCCCCGTGGCTTCCTGCCTCACCGTGAAGGGCGCCGAGGACGTGCTCAACCGGCAGTTCGCCTTCGAGCTATCGACCAGCCGCGAGACCATGTACTTCATCGCCGACtccgagaaggagaaggaggagtggATCAACTCCATCGGCCGCTCCATCGTCCAGCACTCCCGCTCCGTCACCGACTCCGAGGTCGTCGACTACGACAACACCCGCCACCACTCGTCCGTCGATCAGCGCTAG